One Bdellovibrionales bacterium genomic window, CGACAAGGATTTGTATTATCATAAGATGCCGTATTTAAACCATGGCTATACGACAATGACAGGTAGGGGTTGTCCTTATAGATGTACTTTCTGTGACAATAACTCCTCCATTTTGATGTATCGGAAAAATGGAATAAAGCAAAAATGGACGCGTCGCCACAGTCCTGAACGAGTTGTTGATGAAATTCTTTGGGCTAAAAAACGTTATGATATTAAGCACGTCCGATTTAACGACGAGGATTTTAGTTATAACAAGGAATGGATTCGGCAGTTTTGTGCGTTATATAAAGAAAGAGTGGGCATTCCCTATTTTGCCTGGGTTTACCCAAATACTATCGATACGGAAATTGCTCAGATTTTGGCTGAAAGTGGCTGTGATTCCGTTGAAATGGGAATTCAGTCGGGTTCAGAGCATCTTCGTGTCGATATAATGCATCGTAAGACGAGCGATGCTCAGATATTGAAGGCAATGGAAGCCTTACAGAATGCTCAAATTCGTGTCACCGTTGATATTATCATTGGACTCCCCTCTGAAACGAAGAGTGATCTGGATTGTACAGTGGATTTGGTGCGGAAGGCTCGTCCCTGGCACGTCTATGTTTTTTGGCTTCGTTACTATCCTTCAACTGAGATTCTTGACTTGGCAAAAAAGCGGAAACTTTTGTCGCCCGAGCAAATCGAATTTATAGAAACGAATCAATCTTCGCGGGGTCATATTTCTGGTGGTACGGAGCTTGAGAAGAGCAGACTTTCAAGAAGTTATCATGCATTCATCGTTCTTATGCCTCTCATGCCAGACTGGCTAATTGGTTTCTTTCGCCGATATGATCTCATACGATTTTTTCCGAGCTTCTTAAACCCATTTCTTTTGGTTAATATTACAAAATCCATCAAACGGGATAA contains:
- a CDS encoding B12-binding domain-containing radical SAM protein, whose product is MTVLFFNPQQEMGGIQCLSAFLRKHGHVTQLFNDPRLFDNPWIQFKRFSRLFERFSVSEGLLEIERKKPDLIAFSAVSDDYEWALNWSKHIKSVFDIPIVFGNCHPTFFPEKVLENASVDFIIRGEGELTLLELVKALESGKIDFGTILGLGYRDNGISKVNPMRPLIEDLDTLPYPDKDLYYHKMPYLNHGYTTMTGRGCPYRCTFCDNNSSILMYRKNGIKQKWTRRHSPERVVDEILWAKKRYDIKHVRFNDEDFSYNKEWIRQFCALYKERVGIPYFAWVYPNTIDTEIAQILAESGCDSVEMGIQSGSEHLRVDIMHRKTSDAQILKAMEALQNAQIRVTVDIIIGLPSETKSDLDCTVDLVRKARPWHVYVFWLRYYPSTEILDLAKKRKLLSPEQIEFIETNQSSRGHISGGTELEKSRLSRSYHAFIVLMPLMPDWLIGFFRRYDLIRFFPSFLNPFLLVNITKSIKRDKYNEFRIRGAHMLLWEVPRLFLRLVGKWLRNSWRGSVHPISRGGTWISKTHESS